Proteins from one Daphnia pulicaria isolate SC F1-1A chromosome 3, SC_F0-13Bv2, whole genome shotgun sequence genomic window:
- the LOC124328730 gene encoding uncharacterized protein LOC124328730 isoform X1, translating into MAFMLKKKRYKFQVELFLEELNAVTFPSAVLFAKLRLLDGGNFCEISSREEVQQHTVRWAAKFPFVCKMSANASTGVLEPCLLRISVRKEVKGGRSYQKLGFADLNLAEFAGSGSTLRRCLLEGYNTRHRQDNSILKVTILMTLLSGDPCFKVPTPRQVSIPVDSPVNNSTMVPSGDFVSDGFGLVGSSISGPSSNKSRLVSSNVGGGPETPEPDEISGGGSSTHDVYSDVMGGLMSLQHVQQQQPQPHRDSESFVVGSSLPTSAVLAELLPGHSRNSSGTSHSGSGSASGYGSLASQSQHSRQSSSGELGHFRFPSWPVWSPRFSKLRLSKRGGLGQQPLPVVAPADGPASNTSSSSSGIGGSGGVGNIGSDGPEARLQSFNTGNHTSPLVRPHISWRPISPLAVGRPQPLGLTALKPPPSPSADVPLRSLIPPSATVAAAAAVIPPPHESSLGHSRNPSNGSGFSDTGSMERPKIAGGGVAGTGVGLATGTVSSIGSSSSSSASATNTSTCSSSGTTDKRKKLEERIESKESRIDARQVIDDLIKSANLENDVNAGEVSGLQLKDITKNAQSNQWDHGKGKVYGGW; encoded by the exons ATGGCGTTTATGCTGAAGAAGAAACGCTACAAATTTCAAGTGGAATTGTTTCTAGAAGAGTTAAATGCCGTCACCTTCCCGAGTGCCGTTCTCTTCGCCAAGTTGCGGCTGCTGGACGGCGGCAATTTCTGCGAAATTTCTTCCAG AGAGGAAGTCCAGCAGCACACTGTTCGCTGGGCGGCGAAATTCCCGTTTGTCTGCAAAATGTCGGCCAACGCATCCACAGGCGTCCTGGAGCCTTGCCTTTTACGGATATCCGTCCGCAAG GAAGTTAAAGGAGGTCGGTCGTACCAGAAACTGGGATTTGCCGACTTGAATTTGGCCGAGTTTGCCGGCTCTGGTTCCACGTTGCGCCGCTGTTTGTTGGAGGGCTACAACACGCGGCACCGCCAGGATAATTCCATCCTCAAAGTCACCATTCTCATGACGCTCTTATCAGGCGATCCTTGCTTTAAAGT GCCAACACCGCGACAGGTGTCCATTCCGGTGGATTCGCCCGTCAACAACTCGACCATGGTGCCATCTGGCGATTTCGTTTCGGATGGTTTCGGACTAGTCGGCTCCTCCATCAGTGGGCCTTCGTCTAACAAATCCAGATTAGTTTCTTCAA ATGTTGGTGGTGGACCAGAAACGCCAGAGCCGGATGAGATCTCTGGCGGTGGCAGTAGCACACATGACGTCTATTCGGATGTCATGGGCGGTCTGATGAGTCTGCAACAcgtccaacagcagcagccgcaaccGCATCGAGACTCTGAATCGTTTGTTGTCGGCTCTTCGTTGCCGACCTCGGCCGTCTTGGCCGAGTTGCTTCCAGGACACTCTAGGAATTCTTCCGGTACCAGTCATTCTGGCAGCGGGTCTGCCTCCGGTTACGGTTCGTTGGCCAGTCAATCCCAGCACAGTCGGCAATCCAGCTCCGGAGAGCTGGGACATTTCAG ATTTCCGTCGTGGCCAGTCTGGTCTCCGCGCTTCTCCAAGCTGCGTTTGTCTAAGCGCGGCGGCCTTGGCCAGCAGCCTCTGCCCGTTGTGGCACCGGCCGACGGGCCCGCTTCCAACacttcttcctcatcttccGGCATCGGCGGCAGCGGTGGAGTTGGCAATATTGGCAGTGACGGGCCGGAAGCGAGGCTCCAGTCGTTCAACACTGGCAATCATACGAGTCCACTGGTGCGACCGCACATTAGTTGGAGGCCCATCAGTCCGTTGGCCGTTGGGCGGCCGCAGCCGCTCGGTCTAACGGCGTTAAAACCTCCTCCATCACCTTCTGCTGACGTTCCGCTCCGCTCGCTCATTCCGCCATCAGCCACcgttgccgccgccgccgccgtcatTCCACCCCCGCATGAAAGTAGTTTGGGACATTCCAG GAATCCGAGCAACGGGTCGGGATTCAGCGACACGGGTTCGATGGAACGTCCCAAAATAGCCGGCGGTGGAGTTGCTGGAACGGGTGTCGGGCTGGCCACGGGAACAGTGTCATCTATCGGCTCTTCTTCGTCCTCTTCGGCCAGCGCCACCAACACGTCGACTTGCTCCTCGTCGGGCACGACGGACAAGCGCAAAAAGTTGGAGGAGAGAATCGAAAGCAAAGAGTCGAGGATCGACGCCAGGCAAGTGATTGATGACCTCATCAAATCGGCCAACCTGGAAAACGACGTCAACGCCGGTGAAG tgtcGGGCTTACAGCTGAAAGACATCACCAAAAACGCACAATCCAACCAGTGGGATCACGGCAAAGGCAAAGTCTACGGCGGTTGGTGA
- the LOC124328730 gene encoding protein FAM102A-like isoform X2 translates to MAFMLKKKRYKFQVELFLEELNAVTFPSAVLFAKLRLLDGGNFCEISSREEVQQHTVRWAAKFPFVCKMSANASTGVLEPCLLRISVRKEVKGGRSYQKLGFADLNLAEFAGSGSTLRRCLLEGYNTRHRQDNSILKVTILMTLLSGDPCFKVPTPRQVSIPVDSPVNNSTMVPSGDFVSDGFGLVGSSISGPSSNKSRLVSSNVGGGPETPEPDEISGGGSSTHDVYSDVMGGLMSLQHVQQQQPQPHRDSESFVVGSSLPTSAVLAELLPGHSRNSSGTSHSGSGSASGYGSLASQSQHSRQSSSGELGHFRNPSNGSGFSDTGSMERPKIAGGGVAGTGVGLATGTVSSIGSSSSSSASATNTSTCSSSGTTDKRKKLEERIESKESRIDARQVIDDLIKSANLENDVNAGEVSGLQLKDITKNAQSNQWDHGKGKVYGGW, encoded by the exons ATGGCGTTTATGCTGAAGAAGAAACGCTACAAATTTCAAGTGGAATTGTTTCTAGAAGAGTTAAATGCCGTCACCTTCCCGAGTGCCGTTCTCTTCGCCAAGTTGCGGCTGCTGGACGGCGGCAATTTCTGCGAAATTTCTTCCAG AGAGGAAGTCCAGCAGCACACTGTTCGCTGGGCGGCGAAATTCCCGTTTGTCTGCAAAATGTCGGCCAACGCATCCACAGGCGTCCTGGAGCCTTGCCTTTTACGGATATCCGTCCGCAAG GAAGTTAAAGGAGGTCGGTCGTACCAGAAACTGGGATTTGCCGACTTGAATTTGGCCGAGTTTGCCGGCTCTGGTTCCACGTTGCGCCGCTGTTTGTTGGAGGGCTACAACACGCGGCACCGCCAGGATAATTCCATCCTCAAAGTCACCATTCTCATGACGCTCTTATCAGGCGATCCTTGCTTTAAAGT GCCAACACCGCGACAGGTGTCCATTCCGGTGGATTCGCCCGTCAACAACTCGACCATGGTGCCATCTGGCGATTTCGTTTCGGATGGTTTCGGACTAGTCGGCTCCTCCATCAGTGGGCCTTCGTCTAACAAATCCAGATTAGTTTCTTCAA ATGTTGGTGGTGGACCAGAAACGCCAGAGCCGGATGAGATCTCTGGCGGTGGCAGTAGCACACATGACGTCTATTCGGATGTCATGGGCGGTCTGATGAGTCTGCAACAcgtccaacagcagcagccgcaaccGCATCGAGACTCTGAATCGTTTGTTGTCGGCTCTTCGTTGCCGACCTCGGCCGTCTTGGCCGAGTTGCTTCCAGGACACTCTAGGAATTCTTCCGGTACCAGTCATTCTGGCAGCGGGTCTGCCTCCGGTTACGGTTCGTTGGCCAGTCAATCCCAGCACAGTCGGCAATCCAGCTCCGGAGAGCTGGGACATTTCAG GAATCCGAGCAACGGGTCGGGATTCAGCGACACGGGTTCGATGGAACGTCCCAAAATAGCCGGCGGTGGAGTTGCTGGAACGGGTGTCGGGCTGGCCACGGGAACAGTGTCATCTATCGGCTCTTCTTCGTCCTCTTCGGCCAGCGCCACCAACACGTCGACTTGCTCCTCGTCGGGCACGACGGACAAGCGCAAAAAGTTGGAGGAGAGAATCGAAAGCAAAGAGTCGAGGATCGACGCCAGGCAAGTGATTGATGACCTCATCAAATCGGCCAACCTGGAAAACGACGTCAACGCCGGTGAAG tgtcGGGCTTACAGCTGAAAGACATCACCAAAAACGCACAATCCAACCAGTGGGATCACGGCAAAGGCAAAGTCTACGGCGGTTGGTGA
- the LOC124328751 gene encoding adenosine receptor A2b-like — protein sequence MSSDNSSVGNESQTTANRESACQLMGEHFDITTGVIVSCNLLISLLATFGNLLVIVAVVRYSILRTPTNHFVVALALSDLMVGLVIPFYVSFYFDLPDYACNPTICQVKNFVAMWTTLCSFMLLIGVALDRYVSIVHPLAYPRLVSRRVSRSIVAFVCLYVTGFVALPYLWTGALKDLTVMTECDLVYISAANYAILFCAHLAFSLIVTTFLYGHIFREAWRQNRHHLHQEAKTALMMVLIFGVNIVSTLPYLIVVGIRYRHNEQIDQTALSRAKKVVMILYFGKSALNPFIYGWKNRDFRLAFARLLRYVPCSKWAMERSLSSVEMATGIGSRAGSIQPHDRQRLSKIYQLELPPIEWQINSTDLSNDDYLQRTIPPDQQQVTDL from the exons ATGTCGAGCGACAACAGTAGTGTCGGGAACGAGAGCCAAACGACGGCCAACAGAGAGTCGGCCTGTCAATTGATGGGCGAGCATTTTGACATTACGACGGGCGTCATCGTGTCGTGCAACTTGCTCATCTCCTTGCTGGCCACCTTCGGCAATCTGCTGGTGATCGTGGCCGTCGTTCGCTATTCGATCCTGCGGACGCCGACCAATCACTTTGTGGTGGCGCTGGCCCTGTCCGACCTGATGGTCGGCCTCGTCATCCCCTTTTACGTGTCATTCTACTTTGACCTGCCCGACTACGCCTGCAATCCCACCATTTGCCAGGTCAAGAACTTTGTGGCCATGTGGACGACGTTGTGCTCGTTCATGTTGCTCATCGGAGTGGCCCTGGATCGCTACGTCTCCATCGTCCATCCGCTGGCCTATCCGCGGTTGGTCAGCCGTCGAGTCTCCCGTTCCATCGTCGCCTTCGTCTGCCTCTACGTCACGGGATTTGTGGCCCTGCCGTACCTGTGGACGGGGGCCCTCAAGGATTTGACGGTCATGACCGAGTGCGATCTGGTCTACATTTCGGCCGCCAATTACGCCATTCTCTTCTGCGCCCATTTGGCGTTCTCGCTCATCGTCACCACATTCCTCTACGGCCACATTTTCAGAGAGGCTTGGCGCCAGAACCGGCACCACTTGCATCAAGAAGCCAAAACGGCTCTCATGATG GTGTTGATCTTTGGAGTCAACATCGTGAGCACTCTTCCCTATCTGATAGTCGTTGGCATCCGATACCGACACAACGAACAAATCGACCAGACGGCACTCAGCCGAGCCAAAAAG GTTGTCATGATTTTGTATTTCGGGAAATCAGCCCTGAATCCATTTATTTACGGCTGGAAGAACCGCGATTTCCGACTGGCTTTCGCCCGTCTGCTCCGCTACGTCCCCTGCTCCAAGTGGGCGATGGAGCGCTCACTCAGCTCGGTGGAAATGGCCACCGGAATCGGATCGAGAGCTGGATCCATCCAGCCGCACGATCGACAGCGACTCAGTAAAATCTATCAGCTGGAGCTGCCACCTATCGAGTGGCAAATCAACTCTACCGACCTCTCCAACGACGACTACCTACAACGAACGATCCCGCCGGATCAGCAACAAGTCACggacttgtaa
- the LOC124328760 gene encoding cyclin-C-like: MAGNFWQSSHCQQWLLDPSDLVRERQGDFAIVTEEDYQKLFIFFSNFIQVLGEHLKLKQQVIATATVYFKRFYARNSLKCIDPLLLAPTCILLASKVEEFGVISNNRLITTCQSVVKSKFNYAYPQEFPYRAQHILECEFYLLENMDCCLVVYQPYRPLVQFVQDIGQEDLLGLSWKIVNDSLRTDISLLYPPYQIALAAMQMACVVLQKDGKNWFAEIAVDTDKIQEITRQILALYDLYKTYDEKKEIQGLLAKMPKPKTQPSRPPSSAQSQDGIQGTNDQSMGVTN, encoded by the exons ATGGCTGGGAATTTCTGGCAAAGCTCGCATTG TCAGCAGTGGCTACTAGATCCCTCTGATTTGGTTCGAGAACGCCAAGGGGATTTCGCCATCGTCACAGAGGAAGATTATCAAAaactcttcatcttctttagtAACt TCATCCAGGTTCTTGGCGAGCATTTGAAACTCAAACAACAAGTCATAGCAACTGCCACAGTTTACTTCAAGCGGTTTTATGccaggaattccttgaaatgcATTGATCCACTGTTACTAGCCCCCACATGCATTCTGTTGGCTTCAAAAGTCGAAGAGTTTGGTGTAATTTCGAACAACAGATTAATCACAACATGTCAATCAGTTG TCAAGTCAAAGTTCAACTATGCCTATCCTCAAGAGTTTCCCTACAGAGCACAACACATCCTTGAGtgtgaattttatttattggaaAACATGGATTGCTGTCTAGTTGTTTACCAACCTTACAG ACCACTTGTCCAATTTGTTCAAGACATTGGGCAAGAAGATCTTCTTGGATTGTCATGGAAAATAGTCAATGATAGCCTAAGAACTGATATATCTCTTCTGTACCCCCCTTACCAAATTGCATTGG CTGCCATGCAAATGGCTTGTGTTGTGCTTCAGAAAGACGGGAAAAATTGGTTTGCGGAAATTGCCGTCGATACGgataaaattcaagaaataacGCGTCAAATTCTGGCTCTGTACGATCTCTACAAGACCTacgacgagaaaaaagaaattcagggTTTGTTGGCCAAAATGCCTAAACCCAAAACGCAGCCAAGTCG GCCTCCCTCGTCAGCACAATCACAGGATGGAATACAGGGCACAAATGACCAGTCCATGGGTGTGACAAATTGA
- the LOC124328764 gene encoding folate receptor alpha-like has product MLSHHQNASETRHYVIFVLLFLGLFHSISGQISVKDKRQLVNSCIDGNNHKREPGPEDSLHKQCLPWKNNSCCTGNTTVHAHGGKMYGFNYNHCPNRKMSSKCLEHFVQDLCFYECSPNVGPWMQTVNMKMRRERFLDVPLCATDCDDWFNACKDDYTCTDNWTLNFKWINGTNHCRPESECRTFSDIFQNSSNFCERVWDHSWKYTNNSEPCMRIWFDGDQGNPNENIARWKIQQSNSAETFSTKPLTYVLPALMLFLNY; this is encoded by the exons ATGCTTTCCCACCACCAAAATGCAAGTGAAACGAGACATTATGTCATTTTCGTCCTTCTATTTCTTGGACTATTTCATTCGATCTCTGGTCAAATCAGTGTAAAGGATAAGAGACAGTTAGTGAATTCTTGCATCGATGGTAACAATCACAAACGAGAACCTGGCCCAGAAGATTCTTTGCACAAACAG TGCCTACCATGGAAAAACAATTCTTGTTGCACAGGAAACACGACAGTTCATGCTCATGGAGGGAAAATGTATGGCTTCAACTACAACCACTGTCCCAACAGAAAAATGTCGAGCAAATGTCTAGAACATTTTGTTCAAGATTTATGCTTTTATGAATGCTCGCCTAATGTTGGACCATGGATGCAAACG gTAAACATGAAAATGCGCAGAGAAAGGTTCTTGGACGTGCCTCTTTGCGCCACTGATTGTGATGATTGGTTCAATGCTTGCAAGGATGATTACACATGTACAGACAATTGGACATTAAACTTCAAATGGATTAATGGGACCAATCACTGCCGACCTGAATCCGAATGTCGCACCTTTTCCGATATCTTTCAAAACTCATCTAATTTTTGTGAAAGG gTTTGGGATCATTCGTGGAAGTATACCAATAATTCAGAGCCCTGCATGCGTATTTGGTTTGACGGTGATCAAGGCAATCCTAACGAAAATATTGCacgatggaaaatccaacaaagTAACAGTGCGGAAACGTTTTCAACGAAGCCGCTTACATACGTACTCCCCGCCTTGATGTTGTTTCTAAACTACTAG
- the LOC124328726 gene encoding E3 ubiquitin-protein ligase KCMF1-like isoform X1: MSRHEGVSCDSCIKGNFRGLRFKCLICYDYDLCATCYEAGATNTRHTADHPMQCILTRSDYDTFYGGESISSDTPQSFSCPYCGKLGYTETGLYDHVTSDHTETPYEVVCPICASLPGGEPNQVTEDFAAHLTMEHRGGIIGHNGVLREEEPGGIGRGVRRIPHPARGSSGPRTRRPNMHFTSTGSVLTSSGSTPGSNSSSSRERDREREREAMDPIAELLSQLSGVRRGLGASGLGSVLGLGALGSLGGALGSLGANLSGQSPGSNNSSLPTPSGRGGRLLGLVGRDNAGAFSELVNNGASGQSQPQLERHQALRLPRRQTQVISAPSTFSSTNVTTGVTPNGSSSMIPTTASVGSPDSTNNSQLLLSRLGNVLKDDRKESNSKSCQDRSLFIQDLILSTLASGFELDIDRDLTTPLSSVELSRDILTTDRPEKNDVAVSRGNNLGEASVASTGSASQNTSGNLVADSTSVASSNTAASALPDGPPTRGPASSIISGSPLSTRPKQTVHHTEPKGRRVTHHQAPTSSMRIPSASSSSNSLSSSSRPPVHSSSGGIGSGSVNSMVRSRSHGTNGASGASGSSTGAPGGLLRKPVRPQTSHPPPPPSSH, translated from the exons atgtctagGCATGAAG gTGTCAGCTGTGATTCTTGTATTAAAGGAAATTTTAGGGGTTTGCGATTCAAATGTTTGATATGCTATGACTATGATTTGTGTGCAACTTGTTATGAGGCAGGAGCCACCAACACTCGCCACACTGCAGATCACCCCATGCAGTGTATACTCACCAGATCAGACTATG ATACTTTTTATGGAGGAGAATCAATCAGCTCAGATACACCCCAGTCTTTTTCATGCCCATATTGTGGGAAGCTTGGATATACCGAGACAGGATTGTATGATCATGTGACATCAGACCACACAGAAACTCCTTATGAAGTG GTATGCCCCATATGTGCGTCTTTACCGGGCGGAGAGCCAAACCAGGTTACTGAAGATTTCGCGGCCCATCTAACTATGGAACATCGTG GTGGAATTATCGGTCACAATGGTGTCTTACGAGAAGAAGAACCAGGAGGAATTGGTCGAGGTGTGCGTCGCATTCCTCATCCAGCTCGAGGATCTTCTGGTCCGAGAACAAGAAGACCTAATATGCACTTTac TTCTACTGGTTCCGTCCTGACGTCGTCCGGAAGTACGCCTGGATCTAACTCTAGTTCTTCGCGAGAGCGTGATCGGGAGCGTGAAAGGGAGGCCATGGATCCTATTGCTGAACTCCTTTCTCAATTGAGTGGTGTTCGTCGAGGTCTCGGGGCTTCCGGACTTGGGAGTGTTCTTGGTTTAGGCGCGCTGGGATCATTAGGTGGAGCTTTGGGATCGCTAGGAG CCAACCTAAGTGGCCAATCGCCTGGTTCCAATAATTCGAGTTTACCTACACCTTCTGGAAGAGGAGGGAGACTATTAGGATTAGTTGGAAGAGATAATGCAG gagCGTTTAGTGAATTAGTCAATAATGGAGCCAGTGGACAATCCCAACCGCAATTAGAGCGGCACCAG GCGTTGAGGTTGCCCCGGCGACAGACACAAGTCATATCCGCACCGTCAACGTTTTCATCAACGAATGTTACTACTGGTGTGACCCCCAACGGCTCCAGTTCCATGATACCTACCACCGCTTCAGTCGGTAGCCCCGATTCTACAAACAATTCTCAATTACTCTTATCAAG gttgGGAAATGTGCTAAAAGACGATAGAAAAGAGTCAAACAGTAAGAGCTGTCAAGATCGAAGCCTTTTCATACAAGATCTGATCCTCTCAACTCTAGCTTCTGGGTTTGAGTTGGACATTGACAGAGATTTGACTACTCCGTTGTCTAGTGTTGAACTATCTCGAGATATTTTGACTACCGATCGACCCGAAAAGAATGATGTTGCAGTTTCAAGGG GAAACAATCTTGGCGAGGCGAGTGTAGCATCAACCGGAAGCGCTTCACAGAACACCAGCGGAAACCTCGTTGCCGATAGTACGAGTGTAGCGTCTTCAAATACGGCTGCGTCCGCTCTCCCAGATGGACCACCAACCAGAGGACCCGCTTCTTCGATTATAAGCGGCTCTCCATTGTCGACCAGACCCAAGCAAACGGTTCACCACACCGAACCGAAAG GGCGGCGAGTAACTCATCACCAGGCGCCAACATCAAGTATGCGCATCCCCAGTGCCTCTTCCTCTTCAAACTCGTTATCGTCGTCTTCGCGACCGCCTGTTCACAGCTCGAGTGGTGGGATCGGAAGTGGGTCTGTCAACTCTATGGTCCGATCTAGAAGTCATGGCACCAACGGAGCTAGTGGGGCCTCTGGATCTAGCACTGGAGCGCCCGGTGGATTGTTAAGAAAGCCTGTCAGGCCTCAGACCAGTCATCCTCCCCCTCCTCCTTCCTCCCACTAA
- the LOC124328726 gene encoding E3 ubiquitin-protein ligase KCMF1-like isoform X2 has protein sequence MSRHEGVSCDSCIKGNFRGLRFKCLICYDYDLCATCYEAGATNTRHTADHPMQCILTRSDYDTFYGGESISSDTPQSFSCPYCGKLGYTETGLYDHVTSDHTETPYEVVCPICASLPGGEPNQVTEDFAAHLTMEHRGGIIGHNGVLREEEPGGIGRGVRRIPHPARGSSGPRTRRPNMHFTSTGSVLTSSGSTPGSNSSSSRERDREREREAMDPIAELLSQLSGVRRGLGASGLGSVLGLGALGSLGGALGSLGANLSGQSPGSNNSSLPTPSGRGGRLLGLVGRDNAGAFSELVNNGASGQSQPQLERHQALRLPRRQTQVISAPSTFSSTNVTTGVTPNGSSSMIPTTASVGSPDSTNNSQLLLSRLGNVLKDDRKESNSKSCQDRSLFIQDLILSTLASGFELDIDRDLTTPLSSVELSRDILTTDRPEKNDVAVSRGEAI, from the exons atgtctagGCATGAAG gTGTCAGCTGTGATTCTTGTATTAAAGGAAATTTTAGGGGTTTGCGATTCAAATGTTTGATATGCTATGACTATGATTTGTGTGCAACTTGTTATGAGGCAGGAGCCACCAACACTCGCCACACTGCAGATCACCCCATGCAGTGTATACTCACCAGATCAGACTATG ATACTTTTTATGGAGGAGAATCAATCAGCTCAGATACACCCCAGTCTTTTTCATGCCCATATTGTGGGAAGCTTGGATATACCGAGACAGGATTGTATGATCATGTGACATCAGACCACACAGAAACTCCTTATGAAGTG GTATGCCCCATATGTGCGTCTTTACCGGGCGGAGAGCCAAACCAGGTTACTGAAGATTTCGCGGCCCATCTAACTATGGAACATCGTG GTGGAATTATCGGTCACAATGGTGTCTTACGAGAAGAAGAACCAGGAGGAATTGGTCGAGGTGTGCGTCGCATTCCTCATCCAGCTCGAGGATCTTCTGGTCCGAGAACAAGAAGACCTAATATGCACTTTac TTCTACTGGTTCCGTCCTGACGTCGTCCGGAAGTACGCCTGGATCTAACTCTAGTTCTTCGCGAGAGCGTGATCGGGAGCGTGAAAGGGAGGCCATGGATCCTATTGCTGAACTCCTTTCTCAATTGAGTGGTGTTCGTCGAGGTCTCGGGGCTTCCGGACTTGGGAGTGTTCTTGGTTTAGGCGCGCTGGGATCATTAGGTGGAGCTTTGGGATCGCTAGGAG CCAACCTAAGTGGCCAATCGCCTGGTTCCAATAATTCGAGTTTACCTACACCTTCTGGAAGAGGAGGGAGACTATTAGGATTAGTTGGAAGAGATAATGCAG gagCGTTTAGTGAATTAGTCAATAATGGAGCCAGTGGACAATCCCAACCGCAATTAGAGCGGCACCAG GCGTTGAGGTTGCCCCGGCGACAGACACAAGTCATATCCGCACCGTCAACGTTTTCATCAACGAATGTTACTACTGGTGTGACCCCCAACGGCTCCAGTTCCATGATACCTACCACCGCTTCAGTCGGTAGCCCCGATTCTACAAACAATTCTCAATTACTCTTATCAAG gttgGGAAATGTGCTAAAAGACGATAGAAAAGAGTCAAACAGTAAGAGCTGTCAAGATCGAAGCCTTTTCATACAAGATCTGATCCTCTCAACTCTAGCTTCTGGGTTTGAGTTGGACATTGACAGAGATTTGACTACTCCGTTGTCTAGTGTTGAACTATCTCGAGATATTTTGACTACCGATCGACCCGAAAAGAATGATGTTGCAGTTTCAAGGGGTGAGGCGATCTAA
- the LOC124328763 gene encoding bridging integrator 3-like — translation MNWGLMKRSQLHARPSPSCGLCTIAEEADIDYAFLRLQKLEEINRTVQKECKNLKESFSTLARCEQKLTSDLSSCNQVYEEEHFRVLAEEYHSVSKQMGESAKQFSDIVQVTVNDPLKKLANEFGSAQTAIKKRDQMITDLLPVRKQLEKLKEKERTGTNIARTEQLKRSLSVMEGDFKTTNKQLLNDMNTMLDLRADYIEPSLLALIRAETNYYGECTKLFNSLVLHSGTSPKRTSPKATKSEPAASELIAQFSQDMQAIRSLSIVADK, via the exons ATGAATTG GGGTTTAATGAAAAGAAGTCAGCTTCATGCTAGGCCATCACCTTCATGTGGACTATGCACAATTGCCGAGGAAGCAGATATTGATTATGCATTTCTCCGGCTTCAaaa GCTAGAAGAAATCAATCGGACAGTCCAAAAAGAGTGTAAGAACCTGAAGGAGTCATTTTCCACTTTAGCCCGTTGTGAACAGAAGCTCACTTCAGATCTGTCATCATGCAACCAAGTGTATGAAGAGGAACATTTCAGAGTCTTAGCAGAAGAATACCACTCAGTTTCCAAGCAAATGGGGGAATCTGCCAAACAATTTTCTGATATTGTACAAGTTACTGTGAATGACCCCTTAAAGAAACTTGCTAATGAATTTGGAAGTGCACAAACagctattaaaaaaagagatcaaATGATTACTGATCTTCTTCCTGTAAGAAAACAGTTAGAAAAACTCaaggaaaaggagagaacAGGAACAAACATTGCAAGAACAGAGCAGCTTAAACGTTCCTTATCTGTTATGGAAGGAGATTTTAAAactacaaacaaacaactatTGAATGACATGAACACAATGTTGGATCTGCGAGCAGATTACATTGAACCATCCCTGTTAGCATTAATTCGAGCTGAAACTAATTACTATGGTGAATGCACGAAACTATTCAATTCATTAGTCCTTCACAGCGGCACTAGTCCTAAAAGAACTTCTCCAAAAGCGACAAAAAGCGAACCAGCTGCTTCAGAGTTAATAGCACAATTTAGTCAAGATATGCAAGCTATACGTTCTCTTTCCATTGTTGCTGATAAGTAA